A window of Chitinophagales bacterium contains these coding sequences:
- a CDS encoding Omp28-related outer membrane protein produces MRKYFNLSAWTFVLLSLTLISCSKGGSGGTDTGGNPPPPDQTLTVVLDKTTINADGFEDVVVTVKDQNGADVTASASVFVNDMNRPAKRFWTETPGTYKVKAQKGTIISPEVTITAVDPGNSAFSQKILVEDFTGTWCGYCPRVGIKLEEYTATKPNCIVVANHGGQGTADPYLFQYHSSMASAFQLPGYPGALLSRVSFWNENNSQLDLEFAKRAPLGLALNTSLNGNDITVNTKVKFDVTTSIDLKLIVYLLEDGLVYPQVNYGYNYNGFTGSPINNYVHNAVLRKTITDVYGDAIDKSKQVKGTTYEKSQTISITGAGYNTSKLRVVAFVVYGDGNFLQKKGVSNIQSVAVGSNKDFD; encoded by the coding sequence ATGAGAAAATACTTCAACCTGTCTGCCTGGACATTCGTCCTGCTCTCCCTGACTTTAATTTCCTGTTCCAAAGGTGGTAGTGGTGGCACCGATACTGGTGGCAATCCTCCTCCACCTGATCAAACACTGACCGTTGTGCTGGATAAAACCACCATCAATGCCGATGGCTTTGAAGATGTGGTGGTAACAGTAAAAGACCAGAATGGCGCGGATGTAACAGCCAGTGCTTCTGTGTTTGTCAATGATATGAATCGTCCTGCCAAACGATTCTGGACAGAAACCCCTGGCACCTATAAGGTAAAAGCCCAGAAAGGGACCATCATTTCTCCCGAAGTAACCATAACAGCGGTAGATCCGGGTAATTCAGCATTTAGTCAAAAAATATTGGTGGAAGATTTTACCGGTACCTGGTGTGGCTATTGTCCCCGTGTCGGTATAAAACTGGAAGAATATACGGCGACCAAACCCAATTGTATCGTGGTTGCCAACCATGGCGGACAGGGTACAGCCGATCCCTATCTTTTCCAGTACCATTCCAGTATGGCCAGTGCGTTTCAGCTTCCTGGTTACCCGGGTGCATTGTTGAGCCGTGTTTCTTTTTGGAATGAGAACAATAGTCAGCTTGACCTTGAATTCGCGAAACGGGCACCGCTGGGTCTTGCCCTGAACACAAGCCTGAATGGAAATGATATCACTGTCAACACCAAGGTGAAATTTGATGTGACCACCTCGATTGACCTGAAACTGATTGTTTACTTATTGGAGGATGGTCTGGTCTATCCCCAGGTAAACTATGGCTACAATTATAATGGATTTACCGGAAGCCCCATCAACAACTACGTACATAATGCGGTGCTGCGCAAAACCATTACCGATGTGTATGGTGATGCCATCGATAAAAGCAAACAGGTAAAAGGTACCACTTACGAAAAATCACAAACGATCTCAATTACCGGCGCCGGGTACAATACTTCCAAGCTTCGGGTTGTTGCCTTTGTGGTTTACGGAGACGGCAACTTCCTTCAAAAGAAAGGAGTGTCGAATATACAAAGTGTAGCCGTAGGTAGTAATAAGGACTTTGATTGA
- a CDS encoding TlpA family protein disulfide reductase, whose product MRKICLLMLLALPVLGLFGQNELPDVRVRDLRGEEFPFQSLVSYGDTAVIVSLWATWCVPCIQELEAIHDQYADLQKKQPFKLIAISVDDARTTARVKPFVAGRGWPFLVYLDPNQDLKRALNVNDIPHVLVIRQGKIVYQRNGYLPGSEADLFAHLNEEKTDKMVGQLSGSFETITQFYQKDNKIGAVLPADRVGSNNYLKLDYSYKQFTAGVQFESYLPSLPQFFDQFTILQESKLVNKYFRYQNQTFGVMVGNFYEQFGSGLIFRSWENRQIGINNALEGAAFYLQPLPFIHLKGVYGKPRKLFQQANGIVRGIDGTIDLTGTGTEKKTRVSIGGSYVSRYQEYTGPDPDFPATVKSGAARLEIAGASASLNVEYVGKGSDPHLLNGYDKAKGKALLINGNWTRKNIGLSLTYRGIQNMDFRGEREASGSLLPVNFIPALTKQHDYLTTNIYVYNAQSLGETGGQFELFFLLPEGSALGGKSGGRLSLNFSHYQGLNSDGSLFAGGGEKYFQDMSIEWKKKWSSRFHSTLSLHKLFYNKSVIEGGIDPDINAAMVVWNSTYQFAPQKALRFELQHLFTKNDRGNWAAAVTEFSFAPKWIFFLSDLYNYDVTDIHYPTIGGVYTKGGTRLGVTYGRQRAGLFCVGGVCRSVPATSGATVTLSTRF is encoded by the coding sequence ATGAGAAAGATCTGTCTGCTTATGTTACTGGCCCTTCCTGTGTTGGGCCTTTTTGGTCAGAATGAATTACCGGATGTACGAGTTCGTGACCTTCGGGGTGAAGAGTTTCCCTTCCAAAGTCTTGTTTCTTATGGAGATACGGCTGTCATTGTCAGCCTCTGGGCCACCTGGTGCGTGCCTTGTATTCAGGAACTGGAAGCCATTCATGATCAGTATGCGGACCTGCAAAAAAAGCAGCCCTTCAAGTTGATCGCCATTTCGGTAGATGATGCCCGCACAACTGCCCGGGTAAAACCCTTTGTGGCCGGACGTGGATGGCCTTTTTTAGTTTATCTCGATCCCAATCAGGACCTGAAGCGTGCGCTCAATGTCAATGATATCCCTCATGTATTGGTGATCCGCCAGGGAAAGATCGTGTATCAACGAAATGGTTATCTGCCTGGAAGTGAGGCCGATCTTTTTGCTCATCTGAACGAAGAAAAGACCGACAAGATGGTCGGGCAACTGAGTGGAAGTTTTGAAACCATCACCCAGTTTTACCAAAAGGACAACAAGATCGGTGCAGTTTTACCAGCAGACAGGGTAGGCTCGAATAATTATCTCAAACTGGATTATTCCTATAAACAATTTACCGCCGGGGTACAATTTGAATCCTATCTCCCTTCCCTGCCCCAGTTCTTTGATCAATTCACCATTCTGCAGGAAAGCAAATTGGTAAATAAGTACTTCCGTTACCAAAATCAAACCTTTGGGGTAATGGTGGGTAATTTCTATGAACAATTCGGAAGCGGACTGATCTTCCGATCCTGGGAGAACCGGCAGATCGGCATCAACAACGCCCTCGAAGGCGCAGCCTTTTATCTGCAACCCCTTCCCTTTATTCACCTGAAAGGGGTGTATGGCAAACCAAGAAAACTCTTTCAGCAAGCCAATGGCATTGTTCGGGGAATAGATGGAACCATTGACCTGACCGGTACAGGTACGGAGAAAAAAACCCGTGTTTCGATTGGCGGAAGCTATGTTTCCCGCTATCAGGAATACACGGGCCCTGATCCGGATTTTCCTGCTACCGTTAAATCAGGTGCCGCCCGGTTGGAGATCGCCGGGGCCTCTGCCTCCCTGAATGTGGAATACGTTGGAAAAGGAAGTGACCCTCATTTGCTCAATGGATATGATAAGGCAAAAGGAAAGGCTCTATTGATCAATGGAAACTGGACCCGGAAAAACATTGGCCTCAGCCTCACTTACCGTGGTATTCAAAACATGGATTTCCGCGGCGAACGCGAAGCAAGCGGTTCTCTGTTGCCGGTCAATTTCATTCCCGCCCTTACCAAACAACATGACTACCTTACTACCAATATTTATGTGTACAATGCCCAGTCACTGGGTGAAACAGGAGGTCAGTTTGAACTCTTCTTTCTACTACCCGAAGGGTCTGCACTTGGTGGTAAATCAGGAGGGCGATTGAGCCTGAATTTCTCCCATTACCAGGGATTGAACAGTGATGGCAGTCTCTTTGCTGGTGGCGGCGAAAAATATTTTCAGGATATGAGTATAGAATGGAAAAAGAAATGGAGCAGCCGTTTTCACAGTACCTTATCCCTGCATAAACTGTTTTACAATAAATCGGTCATTGAAGGAGGTATAGATCCCGATATCAATGCGGCCATGGTGGTATGGAACAGTACCTATCAATTTGCCCCACAGAAAGCCCTTCGGTTTGAGTTGCAACATTTGTTTACCAAAAATGACCGGGGTAATTGGGCGGCTGCGGTAACGGAATTCAGTTTTGCCCCTAAATGGATCTTCTTTTTATCCGATCTATATAATTATGATGTAACCGATATTCATTACCCCACCATCGGTGGTGTGTACACCAAAGGAGGAACCCGGTTAGGGGTTACCTATGGTCGTCAGCGTGCTGGCTTGTTCTGTGTGGGTGGTGTTTGTCGCTCGGTACCCGCAACGAGTGGGGCAACGGTTACGCTAAGCACGAGGTTTTAA
- the metF gene encoding methylenetetrahydrofolate reductase [NAD(P)H], with amino-acid sequence MKVTDHIQQAKGTIVSFEVLPPLKGKGIQALYDHLDPLMEFKPSFINVTYHRSESMFKKKPDGTFEQVEIRKRPGTVGICAAIMNRYKIDAVAHLICGGFSRQETEDALIDLNFLGIDNVLVLRGDAPKNMSFFEPDPHGHKYAIDLLKQVMSMNRGQYLEEDLKSAVYTKFCAGVAGYPEKHFEAPNLDADLRYLKAKVDEGAEYIVTQMFFDNKKYFDFVDRCKAAGINVPIIPGLKAITSKKHLTVLPKTFHVDIPDDLSSAIAECKKDDEVTKVGVEWLIQQSKELKKYGVPVLHYYTLGKAQVVVDVVKGVF; translated from the coding sequence ATGAAAGTCACCGACCATATACAGCAAGCCAAAGGAACCATTGTTTCATTTGAGGTCCTACCCCCTTTGAAAGGAAAAGGCATCCAGGCCCTTTACGACCACCTGGACCCTTTGATGGAATTCAAGCCTTCTTTTATCAATGTTACCTACCACCGGAGCGAAAGCATGTTTAAAAAGAAACCGGATGGCACATTTGAGCAGGTGGAGATCCGCAAGCGCCCCGGAACCGTTGGTATTTGCGCGGCTATCATGAACCGGTATAAGATCGATGCCGTTGCCCACCTGATCTGTGGAGGTTTTAGCCGCCAGGAGACCGAAGACGCATTGATCGACCTGAACTTCCTCGGGATAGATAATGTGCTGGTACTTAGAGGCGATGCCCCCAAAAACATGAGTTTTTTTGAACCTGATCCCCATGGACACAAATATGCGATCGACCTGCTGAAACAGGTAATGAGCATGAACCGGGGCCAGTATTTGGAAGAGGACCTGAAAAGTGCCGTTTACACCAAATTCTGCGCAGGCGTGGCAGGTTATCCCGAAAAACACTTTGAGGCACCCAATCTGGATGCCGATCTGCGCTACCTGAAGGCCAAAGTAGATGAAGGCGCCGAGTACATCGTGACACAGATGTTCTTCGACAACAAAAAGTATTTTGACTTTGTGGATCGTTGCAAAGCAGCCGGTATCAATGTGCCGATCATTCCAGGACTAAAAGCCATAACGTCCAAGAAGCACCTGACTGTTTTACCCAAAACATTTCATGTAGATATACCCGATGACCTCTCCAGTGCTATTGCAGAATGTAAAAAGGATGATGAAGTAACCAAGGTCGGGGTGGAATGGCTGATCCAGCAATCCAAAGAATTAAAAAAATACGGTGTCCCCGTACTTCACTATTATACACTGGGCAAGGCCCAGGTGGTAGTAGATGTAGTGAAAGGGGTGTTTTAA
- the lptB gene encoding LPS export ABC transporter ATP-binding protein, producing MKVTIRTQDLVKRYRNRTVVDHVSVSVSQGEIVGLLGPNGAGKTTTFYQVVGLIRPDEGNVYLDDLNITKLPMYKRAKMGIGYLPQEASVFRKLSVEDNISAILEMTKLTRQQQKERLESLLSEFRLTHVRKNNGDVLSGGERRRTEIARALAVDPKFILLDEPFAGIDPIAVEDIQTIVAKLKFKNIGILITDHNVTETLSICDRAYLLIEGKIFKHGKAEELAEDEQVRRLYLGRNFELKRKDYLYDEIQQEEGER from the coding sequence ATGAAAGTCACTATTCGCACTCAGGACCTTGTGAAACGCTACCGGAACAGGACCGTGGTCGACCATGTGTCCGTATCGGTAAGCCAGGGAGAGATCGTGGGATTGCTGGGCCCGAATGGTGCGGGGAAGACGACCACCTTCTACCAGGTGGTGGGCCTGATACGCCCGGATGAGGGGAATGTGTACCTGGATGACCTGAATATCACCAAATTGCCCATGTATAAGCGGGCAAAAATGGGAATAGGTTACCTGCCACAGGAAGCTTCGGTATTTCGTAAGCTGAGTGTGGAAGATAATATCTCCGCGATCCTGGAAATGACCAAACTCACCCGGCAACAACAAAAGGAAAGACTGGAATCGCTTTTAAGCGAATTCAGGCTAACCCATGTACGCAAGAACAATGGGGATGTATTAAGCGGTGGTGAAAGACGCAGAACCGAGATTGCCCGCGCCCTGGCGGTAGATCCAAAATTCATTTTACTGGATGAACCCTTTGCCGGTATCGACCCGATCGCGGTAGAGGATATTCAGACCATTGTAGCCAAACTCAAGTTTAAGAATATCGGTATCCTCATCACGGATCATAATGTTACCGAGACCCTCTCTATTTGTGACCGCGCCTATCTCCTTATCGAAGGCAAGATCTTCAAACATGGCAAAGCCGAAGAACTCGCCGAAGACGAACAAGTCCGCCGCCTCTACCTTGGCCGAAACTTTGAGTTAAAACGCAAGGACTACCTGTACGATGAGATACAGCAGGAAGAGGGAGAAAGGTAA
- the tnpA gene encoding IS200/IS605 family transposase: MANTFTQLHVHLVFAVKYRRAMIATEWKERLHEYISGIIRQSGHKVIQVNSMPDHIHILIGLRPNQSLSDLVKLIKTRSTVWIKDNGFCEDRFAWQEGFGAFSYSKSQLNRVINYIINQEAHHSKVNFNAEFERILQKRGIDYEQKYLFTKPD, encoded by the coding sequence ATGGCCAATACCTTTACACAATTGCATGTGCATTTGGTTTTTGCGGTGAAATATCGTCGAGCGATGATTGCAACCGAGTGGAAAGAGAGGTTGCATGAATATATCTCCGGTATTATCCGACAAAGTGGGCATAAGGTTATTCAGGTGAATAGCATGCCCGATCATATACATATCCTGATAGGGTTGCGCCCGAACCAATCTCTTTCTGATTTGGTTAAATTGATCAAGACAAGAAGCACGGTATGGATTAAAGATAATGGGTTCTGTGAAGACCGATTCGCTTGGCAGGAGGGATTTGGGGCATTTAGCTATTCAAAATCACAACTAAATAGAGTGATCAATTATATTATCAATCAGGAAGCGCACCACTCGAAAGTGAACTTTAACGCGGAGTTTGAGCGAATACTTCAAAAGAGAGGCATTGACTACGAGCAGAAATATTTATTCACAAAACCTGATTAG
- a CDS encoding GH3 auxin-responsive promoter family protein, giving the protein MKLLSPAISSLARMRMWRIEAWMNNPINAQRDVLQGLVTQAQYTEFGRQYNFPSLFSISEFKKTVPIHEYTDLKPQIQRIMEGEQNILWDTPVFWFAKSSGTTSEKSKFIPVSDESLNDCHYKAAKDVLTIYYNSNPDSELLTGKGLVIGGSHTINPMNSDAQYGDLSAVLLQNSPFWGHWLRTPDLSIALMEEWESKIEYLAHNTINEVVTSISGVPTWTLVLFKRILEITGKHTISEVWPHLELYMHGGVSFTPYREQFRKIIGKEIHYLEMYNASEGFFAAQDIPGDEGMLLFLDHGIFYEFMPVGEYGKENPETIGLDHVEIGRHYAPVISTNGGLWRYLVGDTIQFTSTYPFRIKVSGRLKHFINAFGEEVIVDNTDHAIAEACKKTGAVISDYTAGPVYFSDQHNGCHEWLIEFEKEPADLHQFTIEMDASLKKINSDYEAKRYRDIALELPLVKSIPVGTFKEWLKIKEKLGGQHKVPRLSNDRKILEEILALTNNFAHP; this is encoded by the coding sequence ATGAAATTGCTTAGCCCCGCGATATCTTCCCTGGCCCGTATGCGCATGTGGCGTATTGAAGCCTGGATGAATAATCCCATCAACGCGCAACGGGATGTATTGCAGGGATTGGTTACCCAGGCCCAATACACAGAATTCGGACGACAGTACAATTTCCCTTCCCTTTTCTCGATCAGTGAATTCAAAAAAACTGTCCCGATCCATGAATACACTGACCTTAAGCCGCAAATCCAACGGATCATGGAAGGGGAACAAAATATTCTCTGGGATACACCGGTCTTCTGGTTTGCCAAAAGCAGCGGCACCACCAGCGAAAAAAGTAAATTCATCCCCGTCAGCGATGAAAGCCTGAATGACTGCCATTACAAAGCAGCCAAAGATGTGCTGACCATTTACTATAATTCAAATCCCGATTCTGAATTATTAACCGGTAAAGGACTGGTCATCGGCGGCAGCCATACCATTAATCCCATGAACAGCGATGCCCAGTATGGTGACCTTAGCGCTGTGCTACTCCAAAATTCTCCTTTCTGGGGACATTGGCTCCGGACCCCTGACCTAAGTATCGCACTCATGGAAGAATGGGAAAGTAAGATCGAATACCTGGCACACAACACCATCAATGAGGTGGTGACCTCCATATCGGGTGTACCTACCTGGACCCTGGTGCTTTTCAAACGCATTCTGGAGATCACCGGTAAACATACCATCAGCGAAGTGTGGCCCCATCTGGAATTATACATGCATGGTGGCGTATCCTTCACTCCCTATCGTGAACAATTCCGAAAGATCATTGGAAAAGAAATTCACTACCTGGAAATGTACAATGCCAGCGAAGGGTTCTTTGCTGCTCAGGATATTCCGGGTGATGAAGGCATGCTCCTTTTCCTGGATCATGGCATATTTTATGAATTCATGCCTGTGGGGGAATACGGCAAAGAAAACCCGGAAACCATTGGCCTTGACCATGTGGAGATCGGTCGGCATTACGCCCCGGTGATCAGCACCAACGGCGGCCTCTGGCGTTACCTGGTAGGAGATACTATTCAATTCACCTCTACATATCCATTCAGGATCAAAGTAAGCGGGCGGCTCAAACATTTTATCAATGCGTTTGGCGAAGAAGTGATCGTAGATAATACCGATCACGCCATTGCCGAAGCCTGTAAAAAAACGGGGGCAGTGATCAGTGATTATACAGCAGGACCCGTTTATTTCTCCGATCAGCACAATGGTTGCCATGAATGGCTGATTGAATTTGAGAAAGAACCCGCAGACCTGCATCAATTCACCATCGAAATGGACGCTTCCCTCAAAAAGATCAATAGCGATTACGAAGCCAAGCGCTACCGGGATATCGCCCTTGAACTTCCCCTGGTTAAATCGATTCCCGTGGGCACCTTCAAGGAATGGCTAAAAATAAAAGAGAAATTAGGCGGCCAACATAAAGTGCCAAGACTGAGCAATGACCGGAAAATCCTTGAGGAAATCCTCGCTTTAACCAATAACTTCGCGCATCCGTGA
- the fabG gene encoding 3-oxoacyl-[acyl-carrier-protein] reductase, with amino-acid sequence MKLLSGKTAIVTGAARGIGEAVALKFAEHGANIAFTYVSDSSRDRAAQLEARLTTLGVKAKAYQSNAGDAAQCESLVNEVIKEFGTVDILVNNAGISKDNLLLRLTPDQWDEVIRVNLNSVFYMTKQVIRPMMKARSGSIINMSSVIGEMGNAGQTSYAASKAGILGFTKSVAKELGSRNVRCNAIAPGFVETDMTSYLKEGEAGEKYKAGIPLGRFASGEDIANTALYLASDMSSYVTGQTISVCGGLNI; translated from the coding sequence ATGAAACTGCTCTCTGGAAAAACAGCCATCGTTACTGGTGCCGCCCGTGGAATCGGCGAAGCCGTTGCCCTGAAATTTGCCGAACATGGCGCCAACATCGCTTTTACCTATGTAAGTGATAGCAGCCGCGACCGGGCCGCCCAATTAGAAGCCCGTCTAACCACCCTGGGCGTAAAGGCCAAAGCCTACCAAAGCAATGCCGGTGATGCCGCCCAATGTGAATCACTGGTCAATGAAGTGATCAAAGAATTTGGTACGGTTGATATCCTGGTCAATAATGCCGGTATATCCAAAGACAATCTTCTTCTTCGCCTCACCCCCGATCAATGGGATGAGGTGATCCGTGTGAACCTGAATAGCGTATTCTACATGACCAAACAGGTGATACGACCCATGATGAAGGCCCGCTCAGGTTCCATCATCAATATGAGCTCCGTGATCGGCGAAATGGGAAATGCCGGCCAAACCAGCTATGCTGCGTCCAAAGCAGGTATTCTTGGTTTTACAAAAAGTGTAGCCAAAGAATTGGGAAGCCGTAACGTACGGTGCAATGCCATTGCCCCGGGTTTTGTTGAAACCGATATGACCAGCTACCTGAAAGAAGGTGAAGCAGGTGAAAAATACAAGGCCGGCATTCCGCTTGGACGGTTCGCCTCCGGGGAAGATATTGCGAATACCGCGCTTTATCTGGCCAGCGATATGTCATCCTATGTCACCGGACAAACGATCAGTGTTTGCGGAGGGCTGAATATTTAA
- a CDS encoding DNA-3-methyladenine glycosylase 2 family protein produces MSPFSAANFHALCRKLARKDAHLQLILDTYGYPPMWSRPNTFQTLVLTILEQQVSLAAAYAAYKKLKEKTGRVTPGKILSLTDEELRACYFSRQKIGYVRGLAQEIDSGALSLRKLATQDEASIRERLKSLKGIGDWTVDIYLIHVLQRPDIFPLGDIALVNSIKHVKALAPHTTKNELEDISQAWKPYRTIATMLFWHHYINRKGLRIEG; encoded by the coding sequence ATGTCTCCTTTCTCTGCCGCCAATTTTCACGCCCTATGTCGCAAGCTCGCCCGAAAGGATGCACATTTGCAATTGATCCTGGATACTTATGGCTACCCACCCATGTGGTCGCGCCCCAATACTTTTCAAACGCTTGTACTTACTATTCTTGAGCAACAGGTTTCCTTAGCTGCTGCTTATGCGGCGTATAAAAAATTAAAAGAAAAAACAGGCCGCGTAACTCCCGGAAAGATTTTATCCCTGACTGATGAAGAATTGAGGGCTTGTTATTTCAGCCGGCAAAAGATCGGGTATGTCAGAGGCCTGGCACAGGAGATTGATTCAGGCGCGCTTTCGTTGCGTAAACTGGCAACGCAGGATGAAGCTTCCATTCGCGAACGGCTGAAATCACTTAAAGGGATTGGCGACTGGACCGTTGACATTTACCTTATTCATGTTTTACAACGCCCCGATATTTTTCCATTGGGAGATATTGCCCTGGTGAACAGCATCAAGCATGTAAAAGCATTGGCTCCGCATACCACAAAAAATGAGCTGGAGGACATTAGTCAGGCATGGAAACCTTATCGCACCATTGCCACGATGCTATTCTGGCATCATTATATCAATCGGAAAGGGTTGCGAATTGAGGGATAA
- a CDS encoding enoyl-CoA hydratase/isomerase family protein yields MSEAYVHSTFHGGVTTIEFFHPQSNSLPGAVLEKLAQTIHGAGNDEDTKVIVLKSGGNKAFCAGASFDELMAIDDAESGYRFFSGFAHVINAIRIVPQFVIGRIHGRCAGGGVGIAAAVDYAIALDTAEVKLSELALGIGPFVVGPVVERKIGVSAYSQLAIDATMWRNAEWARKRGLYSEVHSTVENLDESVRRLTDKLVHSNPEAMAELKKVFWKGTEHWDKLLLERAMISGKLVLSEHTRKAIAAVKSKS; encoded by the coding sequence ATGTCAGAAGCATATGTACACTCCACGTTTCATGGTGGGGTAACCACCATAGAGTTCTTTCATCCGCAGAGTAATTCCCTGCCGGGAGCCGTATTGGAGAAACTGGCACAAACCATCCATGGAGCAGGGAACGATGAGGACACCAAAGTGATTGTTTTAAAAAGCGGAGGGAATAAAGCTTTTTGCGCGGGAGCCAGTTTTGATGAATTGATGGCCATTGATGATGCGGAATCAGGATACCGGTTTTTCAGTGGGTTTGCGCATGTGATCAATGCCATCCGCATCGTGCCTCAGTTTGTGATCGGGCGCATACATGGCCGTTGTGCCGGAGGAGGAGTGGGTATTGCCGCGGCGGTGGATTATGCCATTGCCCTTGATACCGCAGAAGTAAAATTGAGTGAGTTGGCATTGGGAATAGGACCTTTTGTGGTTGGACCTGTGGTAGAAAGAAAGATCGGCGTTTCTGCCTATTCTCAATTGGCCATTGATGCCACTATGTGGCGTAATGCGGAGTGGGCCAGAAAAAGAGGATTATATAGCGAAGTGCATAGCACGGTGGAAAATCTGGATGAGTCTGTACGTCGGTTAACGGATAAGCTGGTTCATTCGAACCCTGAAGCGATGGCGGAATTGAAAAAGGTTTTTTGGAAGGGGACAGAACATTGGGACAAACTTCTGTTGGAAAGAGCGATGATCAGCGGCAAATTAGTATTGAGCGAGCATACCCGAAAAGCGATTGCAGCCGTGAAGAGTAAAAGCTAA